A region of Halosolutus amylolyticus DNA encodes the following proteins:
- a CDS encoding archaellin/type IV pilin N-terminal domain-containing protein yields MIGIHTRDDGDADRGQVGIGTLIVFIAMVLVAAIAAGVLINTAGSLQSQASDTGTETQQAVANQIEVVHAYGVTNYEAGTTDASQVDEINLVVKKSAGSDVIDMTSLTVQYTSEGTSDTLEYVDSSTGAGADQFETTGLAETPDAGESLTDTSDRIELNIVLANTGDTALQPGDSATVELVDQSGAKFSYGVTVPATFSDDSAVVEV; encoded by the coding sequence ATGATAGGGATACATACACGAGACGACGGCGATGCCGATCGCGGTCAGGTCGGGATCGGGACACTCATCGTGTTCATCGCGATGGTGCTGGTGGCTGCTATTGCAGCCGGGGTCCTGATCAATACGGCTGGCTCGTTGCAGAGTCAGGCCTCCGATACAGGTACAGAGACGCAACAGGCGGTGGCGAACCAGATCGAAGTGGTTCATGCTTACGGTGTGACGAACTACGAAGCGGGCACAACCGATGCAAGCCAGGTTGACGAAATCAATCTCGTCGTTAAGAAGTCCGCTGGCTCTGACGTCATCGACATGACGTCGTTGACTGTCCAGTACACGAGCGAAGGGACATCCGATACGCTCGAGTATGTCGATTCCAGTACCGGTGCTGGTGCAGACCAATTCGAAACCACCGGACTAGCAGAGACACCAGATGCTGGTGAATCCCTCACCGATACTAGCGACCGGATCGAATTGAATATCGTACTCGCAAACACCGGTGATACTGCGCTCCAGCCCGGTGACAGCGCGACGGTCGAACTCGTTGACCAGTCCGGTGCCAAGTTCAGCTACGGCGTGACTGTCCCAGCCACATTCAGCGACGACTCCGCAGTGGTGGAGGTCTAA
- a CDS encoding archaellin/type IV pilin N-terminal domain-containing protein: MFEHIHSAEDRGQVGIGTLIVFIAMVLVAAIAAGVLINTAGSLQSQASDTGTETQQAVANQIEVVHAYGDIAETETADSYNVVSQINLVVKKSAGSDVIDMTSLTVQYTSKSVSETVEYDGGAGDGSGFATEGLADTNVDGTSLTDTSDRIELSVDLTSSGPITDTAGQAELEPGNSATVKLIDQSGAKFSYGVTVPSTFSDSANVVEV; this comes from the coding sequence ATGTTCGAACACATTCACTCCGCTGAGGATCGTGGTCAAGTTGGGATCGGGACGCTCATCGTCTTCATTGCGATGGTCCTAGTTGCGGCGATTGCGGCTGGGGTCCTGATCAACACGGCCGGTTCACTCCAGAGTCAAGCCTCTGATACCGGAACAGAAACCCAGCAAGCAGTAGCCAACCAGATTGAAGTTGTCCACGCCTATGGAGACATTGCCGAAACAGAAACTGCCGATTCATATAATGTAGTCAGTCAGATCAATCTCGTTGTTAAGAAATCTGCTGGCTCGGACGTTATCGACATGACGTCGCTAACGGTTCAGTATACTAGCAAGTCGGTCTCTGAAACGGTCGAATACGATGGCGGTGCAGGCGACGGAAGTGGATTTGCTACAGAGGGATTAGCAGATACCAATGTTGACGGAACGTCACTGACCGACACAAGTGACCGGATCGAGCTAAGTGTCGATCTCACTAGTAGTGGACCGATCACCGATACCGCTGGTCAGGCCGAGCTCGAACCGGGCAATAGTGCGACAGTTAAACTCATTGACCAGTCTGGTGCGAAGTTCAGCTACGGTGTGACCGTCCCATCGACATTCAGTGACAGTGCAAATGTCGTGGAGGTCTAA
- a CDS encoding archaellin/type IV pilin N-terminal domain-containing protein, with amino-acid sequence MFEHIHSAEDRGQVGIGTLIVFIAMVLVAAIAAGVLINTAGSLQSQASDTGTETQQAVANQIEVVHAVAETQSDGDEAPGTSGTTNTTSYDTSEFDELQLVVKKSAGSEVIDMTSLTVQYTTESGSTTLAHDSVYVDDEVETEPHFTTTAATTDSDPNSLTDTSDRINLIIPLLDGDGQPADLNPGDSATVELIDQSGAKFSYGVTMPETTADGQTVVEV; translated from the coding sequence ATGTTCGAACACATTCACTCCGCTGAGGATCGCGGTCAAGTCGGGATTGGGACGCTCATCGTGTTCATCGCGATGGTGCTGGTTGCGGCGATTGCGGCCGGCGTTCTGATCAACACGGCCGGTTCGCTGCAGAGCCAAGCATCAGACACGGGTACCGAAACACAGCAAGCAGTAGCGAATCAAATCGAGGTCGTACACGCTGTTGCAGAAACCCAATCAGATGGAGATGAAGCACCTGGTACTTCTGGGACGACGAACACGACCTCGTATGACACTTCCGAGTTCGACGAACTTCAGTTGGTCGTTAAAAAGTCAGCCGGATCTGAAGTAATAGACATGACATCGCTGACTGTCCAATATACGACTGAGAGCGGTTCAACGACGCTTGCACATGATTCCGTGTATGTAGATGATGAAGTTGAAACCGAACCTCACTTCACTACGACTGCAGCAACCACGGACTCAGATCCAAACTCTCTGACAGATACCAGTGATCGAATTAACCTCATTATTCCACTGCTTGATGGAGACGGACAACCGGCCGACCTCAATCCAGGCGACAGTGCAACGGTGGAACTCATTGATCAGTCCGGTGCGAAGTTCAGCTATGGAGTGACGATGCCCGAGACGACGGCCGACGGTCAGACCGTCGTCGAAGTCTAA
- a CDS encoding DUF7500 family protein: MTPQRSTHDNDGVLTPDELQLDDDRVAELSENRYLVRSDGPTAADEGSAAGTAEPADAIDAGGLTQPGSASAHAQEAPHARDVQGLAAATEPHGVDITLKTDGEVAHHRATSNDVREVFVDLLTWYAGQLDDDMSPGDALRVMLAASDIEV, from the coding sequence ATGACTCCCCAACGATCGACGCACGACAACGACGGCGTTCTCACCCCCGACGAACTGCAGTTAGACGACGATCGGGTCGCCGAACTCAGTGAGAACCGCTATCTCGTCCGATCGGACGGGCCGACCGCCGCGGACGAGGGCTCGGCGGCGGGGACCGCCGAACCCGCGGACGCGATCGACGCGGGCGGCCTCACACAGCCCGGGTCGGCGTCCGCGCACGCACAGGAGGCACCGCACGCACGCGATGTGCAGGGCCTCGCCGCGGCGACCGAGCCCCACGGGGTCGACATCACGCTGAAGACCGACGGGGAGGTCGCACACCACCGCGCGACGTCGAACGACGTCCGCGAGGTGTTCGTCGACCTCCTAACGTGGTACGCCGGCCAGTTAGACGACGACATGTCGCCCGGCGACGCGTTGCGGGTGATGCTGGCCGCGTCCGACATCGAGGTCTGA
- a CDS encoding DUF5807 family protein has translation MTDSRTAFLAGERPDDVALFLADSFVDDDRLTEFGDRVDGGVLIVVDGDRGRSAFQAATGTGAMEFAKTAMQEESPIDDELTDGTCPDADEEGPHQPQFIFAFAEEQNEDVGGIYADGDVIHAYARCACGTAYSDRWNATDA, from the coding sequence ATGACCGACTCACGGACGGCCTTCCTCGCAGGGGAGCGCCCGGACGACGTGGCGTTGTTTCTCGCCGACTCGTTCGTCGACGACGATCGACTCACGGAGTTCGGCGATCGGGTCGACGGCGGCGTCCTGATCGTCGTCGACGGCGATCGGGGCCGGAGCGCCTTCCAGGCCGCGACGGGCACCGGCGCGATGGAGTTCGCGAAGACCGCGATGCAGGAGGAGAGTCCGATCGACGACGAGCTGACGGACGGGACCTGCCCCGACGCGGACGAGGAGGGGCCCCACCAGCCGCAGTTCATCTTCGCGTTCGCCGAGGAGCAAAACGAGGACGTCGGCGGCATCTACGCCGACGGCGACGTCATCCACGCCTACGCGCGGTGTGCGTGCGGGACGGCGTACTCCGATCGGTGGAACGCGACGGACGCCTGA
- a CDS encoding DHH family phosphoesterase, which produces MDEELIDSGDLPIARKSVLPGTGFFLPDALEEDIEDEQTEAALEGAEVAVIADPDADGLACVALLREAYDDVTNVPEPDDEAAGDDASAESTSTADAADAIDDAEEPAILAADADDPLEAPEPTPHEVALVPASPHDVEDALARVAEFGDEGIDIYVCDLAPDRYEYVAEELEAAVETASGVAWYDHHQWDDAVAESVREAGVDLVVGDSDEECSADVVYRSLDYDFSPVYEELAAVTRDHDLWLREDPRSDDLADYAYWTDPAEYVEVVREYGVDLPEWAQEFIEERRVEKQALIDRAVGRAEFREIGGYTVGVTYGRCSQNEVAEAMREEGADASVIVKPAGSASIRGTDEFDRCHEVAGKVNGGGHPKAAGCKPDIYDDMLDYANHWTTRGSVAKQVILDAFRAVVDEESDDSTAAEE; this is translated from the coding sequence CGGCTTCTTCCTGCCGGACGCGCTCGAGGAGGACATCGAAGACGAGCAGACCGAAGCCGCACTCGAGGGGGCCGAGGTCGCCGTCATCGCCGACCCCGACGCCGACGGACTGGCCTGTGTCGCCCTGCTCCGGGAGGCCTACGACGACGTCACGAACGTCCCGGAACCGGACGACGAGGCGGCCGGCGACGACGCCAGCGCGGAGTCGACGAGCACGGCCGACGCGGCCGACGCGATCGACGACGCCGAGGAACCCGCGATCCTCGCCGCCGACGCCGACGATCCGCTCGAGGCCCCCGAGCCGACCCCCCACGAGGTCGCGCTCGTTCCGGCGAGTCCCCACGACGTCGAGGACGCGCTGGCTCGCGTCGCCGAGTTCGGCGACGAGGGAATCGATATCTACGTCTGTGATCTCGCACCGGACCGGTACGAGTACGTCGCGGAGGAACTCGAGGCGGCCGTCGAGACCGCCTCCGGGGTCGCGTGGTACGACCACCACCAGTGGGACGACGCGGTCGCCGAATCGGTCCGCGAGGCCGGCGTCGACCTCGTCGTCGGCGACTCGGACGAGGAGTGCAGCGCAGACGTGGTCTACCGATCGCTCGACTACGACTTCTCCCCGGTGTACGAGGAACTGGCCGCCGTGACGCGTGATCACGACCTCTGGCTCCGGGAGGACCCCCGGAGCGACGACCTCGCGGATTACGCCTACTGGACCGATCCCGCCGAGTACGTCGAGGTCGTCCGCGAGTACGGCGTCGACCTGCCCGAATGGGCCCAGGAGTTCATCGAGGAGCGTCGCGTCGAGAAACAGGCGCTCATCGATCGGGCCGTCGGCCGCGCCGAGTTCCGCGAAATCGGCGGCTACACGGTCGGCGTCACCTACGGCCGCTGTTCGCAGAACGAGGTCGCCGAGGCGATGCGCGAGGAGGGTGCCGACGCCTCCGTAATCGTCAAACCCGCCGGCTCCGCGTCGATCCGGGGCACCGACGAATTCGATCGGTGTCACGAGGTCGCGGGGAAAGTAAACGGCGGCGGCCACCCGAAGGCCGCGGGCTGCAAGCCCGACATCTACGACGACATGCTCGACTACGCGAACCACTGGACGACCCGCGGGTCGGTCGCAAAACAGGTCATCCTCGACGCATTCCGGGCGGTCGTCGACGAGGAATCGGACGATTCGACGGCCGCCGAGGAGTAG